A single genomic interval of Pyrus communis chromosome 7, drPyrComm1.1, whole genome shotgun sequence harbors:
- the LOC137740124 gene encoding alpha-mannosidase 2-like — protein sequence MAFSSYIGSTRRGGWANSLLPSSSASNPKSKLTRKPRRRLFLRDFIFANFFVIGLSISLFLFLIVILRYGVPTPLSTHFKSKSSTRFSKPRKPISRKPVSAADSGSAAAAGATVDITTKELYDKIEFSDADGGPWKQGWRVSYKGDEWDSEKLKVFVVPHSHNDPGWKLTVEEYYDRQSRHILDTIVDTLSKDSRRKFIWEEMSYLERWWRDSSDLKRESFTNLVKNGQLEIVGGGWVMNDEANSHYYAIIEQMTEGNMWLNETVGVVPKNAWAIDPFGYSPTMAYLLRRMGFENMLIQRTHYELKKELAQHKNLEYIWRQSWDVDETTDIFVHMMPFYSYDIPHTCGPEPAICCQFDFARMRGFVYELCPWGDNPVETNQENVQERALILLDQYKKKSTLYRTNTLLIPLGDDFRYISIDEAEAQFRNYQMLFDYINSNPSLNTEVKFGTLEDYFWTLREEAERINHSLPGEIGSGQVGGFPSLSGDFFTYADRQQDYWSGYYVSRPFFKAVDRVLEQTLRTTDMMMAFLLGYCERAQCEKLPMGFSYKLAAARRNLALFQHHDGVTGTAKDHVVLDYGTRMHTSLQDLQIFMSKAIEVLLGIRHEKNDNNPSQFEPEQVRSKYDVQPVHRAIMAREGTRQSVVFFNPLEQTREEVVMVIVNRPDVTVLNSNSTCVQSQISPELQHDKSKIFTGRHRVYWQVSVPALGLQTYYIANGLHGCEKAKPAKLRFFSKSSSLSCPTPYACSKADADVAEIQNRHQILTFDVKHGLLQKVSHKNGSQNVVGEEIAMYSSMGSGAYLFKPNGDAQLIIEEGGQLVISEGPLVQEVYSYPRTEWEKSPISHSTRVYNGENTVQEFLIEKEYHVELLGQEFDDKELIVRYKTDVDNKRIFFSDLNGFQMSRRETYDKIPVQGNYYPMPSLAFMQGSAGQRFSVHSRQSLGVASLKNGWLEIMLDRRLVRDDGRGLGQGVMDNRAMNVIFHIVVESKISATSNPVSNSLPLNPSLLSHRISAHLNYPLHAFIAKKPEELSVQPPPRSFSPLAAPLPCDLHIVSFKVPQPLKYTQQPLEDSRFALILQRQNWDSSYCRKGRSGCTRFADENVNLFYMFKDLMVLNARVTSLNLLHEDMDMLGYTEQFGDLAQDGHVLISPMEIQAYKLELRPPK from the exons ATGGCTTTCTCATCGTACATCGGCAGCACCCGCCGCGGCGGCTGGGCCAACTCCCTCCTCCCCTCCTCCTCCGCTTCCAACCCCAAATCCAAGCTCACTAGAAAGCCCCGCAGGCGATTATTCCTCCGCGACTTCATCTTCGCAAACTTCTTCGTCATCGGCCTCTCGATCTCCCTCTTCCTATTTCTCATCGTCATCCTCCGCTACGGCGTCCCCACACCCCTCTCCACCCACTTCAAATCCAAATCCTCCACCCGCTTCTCCAAGCCCCGAAAGCCCATCTCCCGCAAACCCGTCTCGGCCGCCGATTCGGGATCCGCCGCCGCTGCAGGGGCCACCGTTGACATCACCACCAAGGAGCTGTACGACAAGATTGAATTCTCGGATGCGGACGGCGGGCCGTGGAAGCAGGGGTGGCGGGTGAGCTACAAAGGGGACGAGTGGGACTCTGAGAAATTGAAGGTGTTTGTGGTGCCCCATTCGCATAACGATCCCGGCTGGAAGCTCACCGTCGAAGAGTACTACGATAGGCAATCCAGGCATATTCTCGACACCATTGTCGATACGCTTTCTAAG GATTCTCGGCGCAAGTTTATATGGGAAGAGATGTCTTATCTCGAAAGATGGTGGAGGGACTCCTCTGATCTCAAAAGGGAGTCATTCACAAATTTGGTGAAGAATGGTCAGCTAGAAATTGTTGGAGGTGGCTGGGTAATGAACGATGAG GCTAATTCACATTATTATGCCATAATTGAGCAG ATGACAGAAGGAAATATGTGGTTGAATGAAACTGTTGGGGTTGTTCCTAAAAATGCATGGGCGATAGATCCGTTTGGATACTCACCTACCATGGCATATCTTCTCCGTCGCATGGGTTTTGAAAATATGCTTATTCAGAGGACCCATTATGAGCTGAAGAAGGAACTTGCACAGCATAAAAATTTGGAGTATATATGGCGTCAGAGCTGGGATGTGGATGAAACTACCGATATTTTTGTCCATATGATGCCCTTTTATTCTTATGATATTCCACATACTTGTGGGCCAGAGCCTGCCATTTGTTGTCAGTTTGACTTTGCTCGAATGCGTGGCTTTGTTTATGAACTCTGTCCGTGGGGAGACAATCCGGTAGAGACCAACCAGGAAAATGTTCAGGAGCGGGCACTTATTCTACTGGATCAATATAAGAAGAAATCAACACTGTACAGGACAAATACACTTCTTATTCCTCTTGGAGATGATTTCCGCTACATAAGCATCGATGAAGCTGAAGCTCAGTTTAGGAACTACCAAATGTTGTTTGACTATATCAATTCTAATCCCAGTTTAAACACAGAGGTCAAGTTTGGAACTTTGGAAGATTACTTTTGGACCCTTCGTGAGGAGGCTGAAAGAATAAATCATTCACTTCCTGGTGAGATTGGTTCCGGTCAGGTTGGGGGTTTTCCTTCTTTGTCAGGTGACTTCTTCACTTATGCTGATAGGCAACAGGACTATTGGAGTGGCTATTATGTTTCCAGGCCTTTCTTCAAGGCTGTTGATCGAGTACTTGAGCAAACACTTCGTACCACAGATATGATGATGGCTTTCCTGCTTGGGTACTGCGAGAGAGCACAATGTGAAAAGTTGCCCATGGGGTTCTCCTACAAGTTGGCTGCTGCCAGGAGGAACTTGGCTCTTTTCCAGCATCATGATGGTGTGACTGGTACTGCTAAAGATCATGTGGTCCTGGACTATGGGACTCGGATGCACACATCTTTGCAGGACTTGCAGATTTTCATGTCTAAAGCTATTGAAGTACTGCTTGGAATACGCCATGAGAAAAATGACAATAACCCTTCTCAGTTTGAGCCAGAACAGGTGAGATCTAAATATGATGTTCAGCCTGTCCATAGAGCAATCATGGCCCGTGAAGGAACTAGACAATCAGTGGTGTTTTTTAATCCTTTGGAGCAGACAAGAGAAGAGGTTGTGATGGTTATTGTTAACCGTCCAGATGTTACTGTTCTGAACTCAAACTCGACATGTGTTCAAAGCCAAATATCTCCTGAGCTGCAGCATGATAAAAGCAAAATATTTACTGGAAGGCATCGTGTTTACTGGCAGGTTTCTGTTCCCGCCTTGGGGTTGCAAACATATTACATTGCTAACGGGTTGCATGGATGTGAAAAGGCCAAACCAGCAAAACTAAGATTCTTCTCAAAGTCTAGTTCTTTATCTTGCCCCACTCCATATGCATGCTCAAAAGCAGACGCTGATGTGGCTGAAATCCAGAACAGGCACCAAATACTCACCTTTGATGTGAAGCATGGTCTGTTGCAGAAAGTCAGCCATAAGAATGGTTCCCAAAATGTTGTGGGTGAAGAAATAGCTATGTACTCTAGTATGGGAAGTGGAGCCTACCTATTTAAACCCAACGGTGATGCACAGCTTATCATTGAAGAAGGTGGGCAGTTGGTGATCTCTGAGGGCCCTTTGGTGCAGGAAGTATACTCTTATCCAAGGACCGAATGGGAAAAGAGCCCCATTTCTCATAGCACTCGTGTCTACAATGGAGAGAATACCGTACAGGAATTTCTCATCGAGAAGGAGTATCATGTTGAGCTTCTTGGTCAGGAGTTCGATGACAAGGAGTTGATAGTTAGATATAAAACAGATGTTGATAACAAAAGAATATTCTTTTCTGATTTAAATGGCTTTCAGATGAGCCGGAGAGAAACCTATGATAAAATCCCAGTTCAGGGCAATTACTACCCTATGCCTTCTCTTGCATTCATGCAGGGGTCTGCTGGTCAGCGGTTTTCGGTCCATTCCCGGCAGTCATTGGGTGTGGCAAGTCTTAAAAATGGATGGTTGGAGATTATGCTTGACCGTCGTTTGGTAAGAGATGATGGACGAGGTCTTGGACAAGGAGTGATGGACAACCGTGCAATGAATGtaatcttccacattgttgtggagtctaaaatttcagccacatcAAACCCGGTTTCCAACTCATTGCCCTTAAATCCCTCGCTTCTTTCTCACCGCATCAGTGCTCACCTGAACTATCCGTTGCATGCATTCATTGCCAAGAAGCCAGAGGAGTTATCAGTGCAGCCACCCCCAAGATCTTTCTCCCCCTTAGCCGCTCCCTTACCATGTGATCTGCATATTGTAAGTTTTAAGGTTCCCCAACCTCTAAAATACACTCAGCAACCTCTCGAAGATTCTAGGTTTGCCCTAATTTTACAGAGACAGAACTGGGACTCTTCATATTGTAGGAAGGGCAGATCAGGTTGCACTAGATTTGCTGATGAGAATGTGAATCTCTTTTACATGTTCAAGGACCTTATGGTATTGAATGCAAGAGTTACTTCCTTAAATCTTTTACATGAGGACATGGATATGCTTGGGTATACTGAGCAATTTGGAGACCTTGCTCAAGATGGACACGTTCTCATCTCACCAATGGAAATACAGGCTTACAAGTTGGAATTGCGGCCGCCCAAATGA
- the LOC137739347 gene encoding protein transport protein SEC13 homolog B-like produces the protein MPAQKIETGHQDTVHDVAMDYYGKRLATASSDATIKIIGVGNASQHLATLSAHSGPVWEVAWAHPKFGSILASCSYDGQVIIWKEGNPNEWQQAHVFNDHKSSVNSISWAPHELGLILACGSSDGNISVFTARADGGWDTTKIDQAHPVGVTSVSWAPAMAPGALVGSGLLDPVHKLASGGCDNTVKVWKLYNGIWKMDCFPALQMHSDWVRDVAWAPNLGLPKSTIASASQDGTVVIWTVAKEGEQWEGNVLKDFKTPVWRVSWSLTGNLLAVADGNNNVTLWKESVDGEWQQVSTVEP, from the coding sequence ATGCCTGCACAGAAGATCGAAACGGGTCACCAGGACACTGTCCACGATGTAGCCATGGATTACTACGGAAAGCGGCTAGCAACAGCTTCGTCTGATGCCACCATTAAGATAATTGGTGTTGGAAACGCTTCACAGCACCTAGCTACATTGTCAGCTCATAGCGGCCCTGTTTGGGAGGTAGCTTGGGCGCATCCCAAGTTCGGGTCGATCCTTGCTTCCTGTTCTTACGATGGACAGGTGATCATCTGGAAGGAGGGTAATCCGAATGAGTGGCAACAGGCTCATGTGTTTAATGACCACAAGTCGTCAGTAAATTCCATTTCTTGGGCACCTCACGAACTTGGTCTAATCTTAGCTTGCGGTTCTTCTGATGGGAATATATCGGTTTTCACTGCCAGGGCTGATGGTGGTTGGGACACCACGAAGATAGATCAAGCCCACCCTGTTGGAGTAACCTCAGTTTCATGGGCCCCAGCAATGGCTCCTGGCGCTCTAGTAGGATCTGGTCTGCTTGATCCCGTACATAAGCTGGCATCCGGTGGGTGTGATAATACTGTGAAGGTGTGGAAGCTGTACAATGGGATTTGGAAGATGGATTGCTTTCCGGCCCTTCAAATGCACAGTGATTGGGTGAGAGATGTAGCCTGGGCACCCAACTTGGGACTCCCAAAGTCCACAATCGCAAGTGCTTCACAGGATGGAACAGTGGTGATTTGGACTGTGGCTAAGGAAGGCGAGCAATGGgaggggaatgttttgaaggatTTCAAGACCCCGGTCTGGAGGGTGTCATGGTCACTAACTGGAAATTTGCTGGCGGTAGCTGATGGGAATAACAATGTAACATTGTGGAAAGAATCTGTCGATGGCGAGTGGCAACAAGTAAGCACAGTCGAGCCATAG
- the LOC137740027 gene encoding uncharacterized protein, giving the protein MAAPARAFVFSRFADLSLKPSQPPPPISRHLLVRPLLPSSFPRRRLSAGSTSSVRCLISGVDGGGVSDEFVSTRKSGFDRGFSVISNMLKKIEPLDTSVISKGVSDSARDSMKQTISTMLGLLPSDQFSVTVRVCKAPLHRLLASSIITGYTLWNAEYRISLMRNFDISTENSVPLDRSEMDGVSDRVESGERDGGNGIGPSSELLDSATPQVFGDLPPEALNYIQTLQSELTNVKEELKAEKQENMQLEYDTGPRNDLLDYLRSLDSNMVTELSRPSSLEVKEIIHQLVQNILQRFFKDGTSSEFVEDLVTADKEIGLDADGELETIGTSRDYLAKLLFWCMLLGHHLRGLENRLHLSCVVGLL; this is encoded by the exons ATGGCGGCGCCAGCTCGCGCCTTCGTTTTCTCCCGCTTCGCCGACCTCTCTCTCAAGCCATCCCAACCGCCGCCACCGATTTCCCGCCATCTCCTCGTCCGCCCCTTACTCCCCTCCTCCTTTCCGCGGCGACGTTTGTCCGCCGGTTCAACATCTTCCGTCCGATGCCTCATCTCCGGCGTCGACGGCGGCGGCGTGTCGGACGAGTTCGTCTCGACTCGGAAGTCCGGGTTCGACCGCGGCTTCTCCGTGATTTCGAACATGCTCAAGAAAATTGAGCCCCTCGACACCTCCGTTATCTCCAAGGGCGTTTCGGATTCCGCCAGGGACTCCATGAAGCAGACCATTTCTACTATGCTGGGGTTGCTCCCGTCCGATCAGTTCTCCGTCACCGTTAGGGTTTGCAAGGCCCCCCTCCATCGCCTCCTCGCATCCTCCATAATCACCGG ATATACACTGTGGAACGCGGAGTATCGGATATCGTTGATGAGGAATTTCGACATATCCACGGAGAATTCGGTACCGTTGGATCGGTCGGAGATGGATGGGGTGTCGGATAGGGTGGAGAGCGGGGAAAGGGATGGTGGTAATGGTATCGGGCCGAGTAGCGAACTTTTGGATTCAGCAACTCCTCAGGTTTTCGGCGATTTGCCTCCGGAGGCTTTGAATTATATCCAGACGTTGCAATCAGAGCTGACAAATGTGAAGGAG GAACTGAAGGCGGAAAAGCAGGAAAATATGCAATTAGAATATGATACAGGACCCAGGAATGATTTATTGGACTATCTACGGTCTCTAGATTCTAATATG GTAACTGAATTATCTCGACCGTCATCGTTAGAGGTGAAGGAAATTATACACCAGCTTGTTCAAAATATATTGCAGAGATTCTTCAAAGACGGTACTTCCTCAGAATTTGTTGAAGATTTGGTGACAGCGGACAAAGAGATTGGCCTAGATGCTGATGGCGAACTTGAGACCATAGGAACTTCACGAGATTACCTAGCGAAGCTGCTTTTCTG GTGTATGTTGTTAGGTCATCATTTAAGAGGCTTGGAGAACCGATTACATTTGAGTTGCGTTGTTGGATTATTGTGA
- the LOC137740026 gene encoding probable galacturonosyltransferase-like 10, with product MLLLKPISLLLLLLLLSAVPIPANAIRSFPDSQTRPGNEKRFHMDFSEAPKYTNGISCPVLPGAANDVCDSSLVHVAMTIDSEYLRGTIAAVHSVFKQASCPENTFFHFVASDSGSVDSHHLSRILTSTFPALNFRVYIFRESLVNHLISPSIRRALENPLNYARSYLADLLDPCVERVIYLDSDVVVVDDIQKLWGISLSGSKVIGAPEYCHANFTKYFSDEFWRDSELPKAFDKKQPCYFNTGVMVIDLVRWRAGGFTRKIENWMEIQKETRIYELGSLPPFLLVFGGDVEAIHHRWNQHGLGGDNLMNSCRPLHPGPVSLLHWSGGGKPWTRLDLGMPCPVDLLWAPYDLYKHHQSHLQDLHLLQHDHHQQFFML from the coding sequence ATGCTTCTCCTTAAACCCatttctctcctcctcctcctcctcctcctctccgcCGTCCCCATTCCCGCAAACGCAATCCGATCATTCCCGGACTCGCAAACCCGACCGGGAAATGAAAAACGATTCCACATGGATTTCTCAGAAGCTCCCAAATACACAAACGGAATCAGCTGCCCTGTTCTTCCGGGTGCAGCAAACGACGTCTGTGATTCCTCCCTCGTCCACGTCGCAATGACGATCGATTCCGAGTACTTGCGCGGCACCATTGCCGCCGTGCACTCTGTTTTCAAGCAAGCCTCCTGCCCGGAGaacacattcttccacttcgtCGCCTCGGATTCCGGCTCGGTTGATTCTCACCACCTCTCTCGCATTCTGACATCAACTTTTCCGGCGCTTAATTTCCGAGTTTATATCTTCAGAGAGAGTCTGGTGAACCATCTGATTTCTCCTTCGATTCGCCGAGCTCTGGAGAACCCATTGAACTACGCGAGGAGCTACTTGGCTGATTTGCTCGACCCCTGCGTCGAGCGAGTGATCTATCTCGACTCCGATGTCGTTGTCGTCGATGATATCCAGAAGTTATGGGGGATTTCCTTATCCGGGTCGAAAGTGATCGGAGCTCCGGAGTACTGCCACGCCAATTTCACCAAGTATTTCTCCGACGAGTTCTGGAGAGATTCCGAGCTCCCCAAGGCGTTCGATAAAAAACAACCCTGCTATTTCAACACCGGCGTGATGGTCATCGACTTGGTGAGATGGAGAGCCGGAGGGTTCACGAGAAAGATCGAGAATTGGATGGAGATTCAGAAGGAGACGAGGATTTACGAGCTGGGTTCTCTTCCGCCGTTTCTGCTGGTGTTCGGCGGCGACGTGGAGGCGATTCACCACCGGTGGAACCAGCACGGCCTCGGCGGCGATAATTTGATGAACAGCTGCAGGCCTCTGCATCCGGGTCCGGTGAGTTTGCTGCATTGGAGCGGGGGCGGGAAGCCATGGACGCGGCTGGATTTGGGAATGCCTTGCCCTGTCGATCTTCTCTGGGCCCCTTACGATCTCTACAAACACCATCAAAGTCACCTTCAAGATCTGCATCTTCTTCAACACGACCACCATCAACAATTTTTTATGTTGTAG
- the LOC137740040 gene encoding uncharacterized protein encodes MSSGSISCSPVVTKDLAKKKRTNRLAKLKQSKLDVRREQWLSHVKNKGHKVNSDGRGGSPTPSRQVEKGQNGSLDNLETSSTGGENDSSSIHDSDLESLTTSPSGSSLDCNDSMKNLSESSGSDCSGNVSKEDADDGCLDDWEAVADALNAEDNKHTPIIDFPSKAEITVEPTGLELSSENPGVELSNPENRNMVPGSHTARCAWRPDDASRPLNLPNVPKQHSFVVQSDWHCGHGAIAWAWQNIVPLPSSCPICYEDLDVTDSSFIPCSCGFRLCLFCHKRILEADGRCPGCRKQYDHGNGAMSINRGATTFRVA; translated from the exons ATGAGTTCGGGTTCAATATCCTGCTCTCCTGTCGTCACGAAAGACTTGGCCAAGAAGAAGAGG ACCAACAGGTTGGCGAAATTGAAGCAGAGCAAGCTCGATGTTCGCCGCGAGCAATGGCTTTCACATG TCAAGAATAAAGGGCACAAAGTGAACTCGGATGGGAGGGGTGGGTCTCCTACACCATCTAGGCAAGTAGAGAAAGGGCAAAATGGATCATTGGACAATTTGGAAACAAGTTCAACCGGAGGAGAGAATGACAGTTCGAGCATCCATGACAGTGATTTGGAGTCTCTGACAACCAGTCCGAGTGGAAGCAGTTTGGATTGTAATGATTCGATGAAGAATCTTAGTGAGAGCAGTGGAAGTGATTGTTCGGGAAATGTCAGCAAGGAGGATGCTGATGATGGGTGTCTAGATGACTGGGAGGCTGTGGCCGATGCTTTAAATGCAGAGGACAACAAGCATACCCCTATTATTGATTTTCCTTCCAAAGCTGAAATCACAGTTGAACCCACAGGTCTTGAACTATCTAGCGAGAATCCTGGAGTTGAATTATCGAATCCAGAGAACAGAAACATGGTTCCTGGGTCACATACGGCACGTTGTGCTTGGAGACCTGATGATGCTTCCCGTCCTCTGAATCTGCCCAATGTGCCAAAACAGCATAGTTTCGTGGTTCAATCAGACTGGCATTGTGGCCATGGAGCCATTGCATGGGCATGGCAAAACATCGTGCCCCTGCCTTCGTCATGTCCTATATGCTATGAGGATTTAGATGTCACAGACTCGAGCTTTATTCCATGTTCATGCGGCTTTCGGCTTTGCCTCTTTTGCCACAAAAGGATTCTAGAGGCAGACGGGCGCTGTCCAGGCTGCAGGAAGCAGTACGATCATGGAAATGGAGCAATGAGCATCAACAGAGGAGCTACAACTTTTAGAGTGGCTTGA